A genomic stretch from Helianthus annuus cultivar XRQ/B chromosome 1, HanXRQr2.0-SUNRISE, whole genome shotgun sequence includes:
- the LOC110884802 gene encoding uncharacterized protein LOC110884802 produces the protein MCMYSKASDSSGGRGRGSDTGGGRGRGSDTGGGRGRGSDTGGGRGSDTGGGRGRGPDSGGGRGRAPDFGGGRGRAPDYGGGRGRAPDSGGGRGRAQDSGGGRGKALVSSRGHISELSPSISRTLGHGYAGSSSRAGDADPMADMQGALRRQKRVLRCQHEEDISQEDEQGFNPFRDHADSDDDADYHDDTNATQLASNAENTPHATATHDHTQRPYIYRVGRKFANGKVHRAIRTLFNECFDGAWATYRDVPKELLDRMFDRFRTRYNWDQANDEAIREGFENVLKDRFADIMSDYRTESAKKARVAGFDFPDDRLDFEAMSKFPPRFVHSDIWEELCMGWNTEARKKKYVKGRNNRKKVDNDDVISRHTGGSRGYDEHRIILERALGRPPTFRELFLATHLTKESKKIFWDGLYDESLDGAEFCTARSRKAYEAYERSMLEKYGEDVTLHPVGDADLWERAQGRRGFGIGSSDPHFIVNGTPSSSSGSASYAEYQRSQEQVKNLQAQVDMLQNRVEEAQQQVREEMKEEVQRQITELLKKFGNPGNPL, from the exons atgtgtatgtatagtAAAGCATCGGACTCTAGTGGTGGGCGTGGGCGGGGGTCAGACACCGGTGGTGGGCGTGGGCGGGGTTCGGACACCGGTGGTGGGCGTGGGCGGGGTTCGGACACCGGTGGTGGGCGGGGTTCGGACACCGGTGGTGGGCGTGGTCGTGGGCCGGACTCCGGTGGGGGGCGTGGTCGGGCGCCGGACTTTGGTGGTGGGCGTGGTCGGGCGCCGGACTATGGTGGTGGGCGTGGTCGGGCGCCGGACTCCGGTGGTGGGCGTGGGCGAGCGCAGGACTCCGGTGGTGGGCGTGGAAAGGCATTAGTATCTAGTCGTGGTCATATCTCAGAGTTGAGTCCAAGTATTAGTAGGACGTTAGGTCATGGATACGCTGGGAGTAGCAGTCGTGCTGGTGATGCTGATCCCATGGCTGACATGCAGGGGGCATTACGACGTCAAAAGAGGGTGCTTCGATGTCAACATGAGGAGGACATCTCGCAAGAGGATGAGCAGGGGTTTAACCCGTTTAGAGATCATGCCGACTCCGATGATGATGCTGATTATCATGATGACACAAATGCGACTCAACTAGCCTCTAATGCTGAAAATACGCCTCATGCAACCGCGACTCATGATCACACTCAGAGGCCTTATATCTATCGGGTCGGGAGGAA GTTTGCGAATGGTAAAGTTCATAGGGCAATTAGAACTTTATTCAACGAGTGTTTTGATGGAGCTTGGGCAACGTATAGAGATGTCCCTAAGGAACTACTGGACCGCATGTTTGATCGATTTAGG ACACGTTATAACTGGGATCAAGCAAATGATGAAGCCATTAGAGAAGGATTTGAGAACGTGTTAAAGGACCGTTTCGCAGATATAATGTCAGATTATCGAACTGAATCAGCAAAGAAAGCTAGGGTGGCTGGGTTTGATTTCCCAGATGATAGGCTTGATTTTGAAGCAATGAGTAAGTTTCCTCCCCGCTTCGTGCATAGTGACATATGGGAAGAGTTGTGCATG GGCTGGAACACAGAGGCACGGAAAAAGAAGTATGTGAAAGGGAGAAATAATCGTAAGAAAGTTGATAATGATGATGTGATATCCCGACATACAGGGGGGTCTAGGGGATATGATGAGCATCGCATCATCTTG GAACGGGCATTGGGCCGGCCACCCACATTTAGGGAACTCTTCCTTGCAACCCACCTTACCAAAGAGTCCAAGAAAATTTTTTGGGACGGATTGTATGATGAAAGCTTGGACGGGGCGGAGTTTTGTACTGCTCGATCTAGAAAAGCATAT GAAGCATATGAGAGATCCATGCTCGAGAAGTATGGGGAAGACGTCACGCTACATCCGGTCGGTGATGCTGACTTGTGGGAACGTGCGCAGGGAAGGAGAGGATTTGGGATAGGATCTTCGGATCCTCATTTCATCGTTAACGGCACACCATCTTCATCGTCGGGGTCGGCGTCGTATGCGGAATACCAGCGCTCACAAGAGCAG GTGAAAAACTTGCAAGCTCAAGTGGATATGTTGCAAAACCGTGTTGAAGAGGCTCAACAACAAGTGAGAGAAGAAATGAAGGAAGAAGTGCAACGACAAATAACCGAGCTACTAAAAAAATTTGGTAATCCAGGCAATCCGTTGTAG
- the LOC110884719 gene encoding uncharacterized protein LOC110884719, which produces MQNPFELYKLYVIQESDVGSSGLSCLNNLNAPDLNIPVKESFDFLNDECPNLEKYSEKSLTSHNQSGSSSIVFEAGHIFNNKEEMKLELGKKCLLEHFEFKVDRSSKTRYEVSCRGDGCEWRFKAHAIPCGNLWFVKHMNDSHTCSKTQTHPHFRQANPKVLGHFLKEQLKDSGRIYRAKEIVKDFRQRFEVEITNLQAWRGKSYALELLQGTTRDSFAELPIYCYNLKLANPGSVTHILVDEQSRFEMVFVALGAAIRSFMFNLRPVVIIDAAHLKGEFKGTLFLAVGMDGNNQILPLAYGIGKSEDGESWTWFLSKLRDCVGEIADMAIILDRANSIHVGVRNVFPRVYHGLCCRHLMMNLRLPSSKKKEYEALWWKTCKSYRMSDFNESFNALCLAVPRIRQVLTNIGFGRWARAHCPGNRYHYMTSNSAESINSLSRFSRKMPITQLIEFFRESVQKWFYDRRLQGMQESHSLTQWAQKKILKKIEGSRTWAVAGIRVNSFVVDDGGKRGVVDLSNRSCSCRVWQVSGLPCGHVIAVSRFLGEPDCSHYAFSCYSNQVYKKTYEESINPLPHRSEWVIPEGLGSVLPPNITKRQSGRPKENKRILSRGEEPVPVYCSRCRTYRHVRDVCLDPMKSQIRSQKSSGKGKKKETETQSSTDDIFPSYNLAEF; this is translated from the exons ATGCAGAATCCTTTTgaattatataaattatatgtTATTCAAGAGTCTGATGTTGGTTCATCTGGTTTGTCTTGTTTAAACAATTTAAACGCTCCAGATCTAAATATTCCAGTAAAAGaaagttttgattttttaaaCGATGAGTGTCCAAATTTAGAAAAATATTCTGAAAAATCTTTAACGTCTCACAACCAATCAGGTTCTTCATCTATAGTGTTCGAGGCCGGTCATATATTCAATAACAAAGAAGAGATGAAGCTTGAGTTGGGAAAGAAATGTTTGTTAGAGCATTTCGAGTTTAAAGTTGATAGATCATCTAAGACGCGGTATGAAGTTTCATGCAGGGGTGATGGTTGTGAATGGCGATTTAAGGCTCATGCTATTCCTTGTGGCAATTTATGGTTTGTTAAACATATGAACGATAGTCACACCTGTTCGAAGACGCAAACACACCCACATTTTCGTCAGGCTAACCCAAAGGTTTTGGGTCACTTTTTGAAGGAACAACTAAAAGACAGTGGTAGGATATATCGAGCGAAAGAGATTGTCAAAGATTTTAGACAAAGGTTCGAGGTTGAGATAACAAACCTTCAAGCTTGGCGTGGTAAAAGCTATGCACTTGAACTACTACAAGGAACTACACGAGACTCTTTTGCGGAACTACCAATATATTGTTACAATTTGAAACTTGCAAATCCTGGAAGCGTTACCCACATCTTGGTTGATGAGCAGAGTCGTTTTGAAATGGTTTTTGTTGCTTTAGGGGCGGCG ATTCGTAGCTTTATGTTTAATCTGAGACCTGTTGTTATCATTGACGCGGCACACCTAAAGGGTGAATTTAAAGGGACGTTGTTTTTAGCAGTGGGCATGGATGGAAATAATCAGATTTTACCCCTTGCTTATGGCATTGGAAAATCAGAGGATGGTGAATCTTGGACATGGTTTCTCTCAAAGCTTAGAGATTGTGTTGGTGAAATAGCAGATATGGCGATCATTTTGGATAGGGCGAATTCGATACATGTGGGTGTTAGGAATGTGTTTCCACGTGTGTACCACGGCCTGTGTTGTCGTCATTTAATGATGAATTTACGTTTGCCGTCGTCTAAAAAAAAAGAGTACGAGGCACTATGGTGGAAGACGTGTAAATCTTATCGGATGTCTGACTTTAACGAGTCATTTAATGCTTTGTGTCTTGCTGTTCCTCGAATACGCCAGGTTTTAACAAATATTGGGTTTGGTAGATGGGCAAGAGCTCATTGTCCCGGCAATCGATACCACTATATGACATCTAATAGTGCGGAGTCTATTAACTCTTTGTCTAGATTCTCGCGTAAGATGCCGATAACGCAACTTATCGAATTTTTCCGCGAGTCTGTACAAAAATGGTTTTATGACCGTCGATTGCAGGGCATGCAGGAGAGCCATTCACTTACTCAGTGGGCACAGaagaaaattttaaagaaaattgaagGCTCTAGAACCTGGGCTGTTGCAGGCATCCGGGTAAACAGCTTTGTTGTTGATGATGGTGGGAAAAGGGGTGTAGTTGATCTTTCGAATCGTTCGTGCAGCTGTCGTGTCTGGCAAGTTTCGGGTTTACCTTGTGGGCATGTGATTGCTGTTTCAAGATTTTTGGGTGAACCTGACTGTAGTCATTATGCTTTCTCGTGTTACTCAAACCAAGTATACAAAAAAACGTATGAAGAATCGATTAATCCTCTGCCTCATAGGTCTGAATGGGTAATACCAGAAGGCCTTGGCAGTGTATTACCGCCGAATATTACAAAACGTCAATCAGGTCGTCCAAAAGAAAACAAGCGAATCTTGTCTCGTGGGGAAGAACCTGTTCCGGTATATTGTTCGCGTTGCCGAACATACAGACATGTTCGTGACGTTTGTTTAGATCCAATGAAATCACAGATTCGTTCACAAAAATCATCAGGCAAAGGAAAAAAGAAAGAGACAGAAACGCAGAGTTCAACGGATGACATTTTTCCATCTTATAATTTAGCagaattttaa
- the LOC110936166 gene encoding inhibitor of trypsin and hageman factor, with translation MASISTSLPISSPSLSLLQKPTITARSSPVLRLPSMSKMGKVRCSVERKPDVISNDSVPNFIVPGKNSWPELVGEIGEVAKAIIEKENPLVNAIIISGNSPTTDMMFVSNRVRVVVNAEGLVTKTPIIG, from the exons ATGGCATCCATCTCCACCTCCCTTCCAATCTCGTCACCCTCCTTGTCTCTGCTCCAAAAGCCAACGATCACTGCCCGCAGTTCTCCAGTTCTTC GATTGCCATCGATGAGCAAGATGGGTAAAGTGAGATGTTCCGTGGAACGTAAGCCCGATGTCATATCCAACGACAGTGTACCCAATTTCATTGTACCAGGAAAGAATTCATGGCCAGAGCTTGTAGGGGAAATTGGGGAAGTGGCAAAAGCGATAATTGAGAAAGAAAATCCACTAGTCAATGCTATCATAATATCTGGAAATTCTCCCACCACGGATATGATGTTTGTGTCCAACCGTGTGAGGGTTGTGGTGAATGCTGAGGGATTGGTGACTAAAACACCCATCATTGGCTAG